ATTTTGTTAGGAATGCGATCCTATTATAATCATTTTTCGATAGGAATGCAATACTATTTTTTAAACAAATGTAGTCCACTTTTGAAGTGGACTACATTTCCAATAAAAATTTTTTTACAGCTAATTGCACGAATTTGCCAAATTGCGCCAGTCCATCTTTAGCGAAATTCGAATAATTAACGAAATTTGCGGTCGAAGCACAATGAAATGTAGCCCACCTTCAAGGTGACTACAATTCTGACCCTACGCCCCAATGATCCCCAGCGGCGGCCAGTTTTTCCATTTTCCTCGGGTGAAATCGGGAAAATCCACCGAGCGGCTTTTGTTGGCAATCGAGCGTTCGCTCAGTTCGGTGACAGCGCTCAGCGCTGCCGCATCGTAGACGTTCATGTCCGTCGGCTGGCCTTCCCGCAGGCATTGCACCAGGCGATAGTCCTCGATGAAATCCATACCGCCATGGCCTGCACCTCGGGACATTTCTTCCATTTGCTTCCACAGGGGATGCTCAAATTCAGCCACATATTCCTCCAGGTTCTGCCAGCGATGAGCAGGGCTGCGACCCTCGATATGGATTTTCTGTTCGGGATATTTTTGCACCAAACCCTTGGTTCCCTGCAGCAAGATGCGACGGCTGTATGGTCGGGGCAGATTGGTATCGTGCGTCACCAGAATAGTCTGGCCATTTTTGGTGCGGATCAACGTGCTGACGACATCGCCCAGGGCGTATTTCTGCTTGGCCTCGGGACTGTCGGGGCCAAATTTGGCTTCGGCATAAAGATTCAGTCCCCGAGAATTGCAACTCATGGAAACCAGGTAATCGAATTGATTGCCCCGATTGATGTCCAGCCACTGCGCCACGGGTCCCAGGCCATGGGTGGGATATAGGTCCGCATTGCGCTGGATGGAATATTTGATGCGCCAGCGTTCTTCATAAAAATCGCTCAATTTCAACTCCCGCAAATCATGCAAGTAGCCACATTCGGCATGAAGCAACTCGCCGAATAGTCCCTGACGAACCATATTGAAAATCATCAGTTCGGTGCGGTCGTAGCAGCAGTTCTCCATCATCACGCAGTGCTTCTGATATTTCTCGGCCGTCTCCACCAGTTCCCAGCATTCGTCGATGGTCAATGCCGCAGGCACCTCAGTGGCGGCATGTTTGCCGTT
This candidate division KSB1 bacterium DNA region includes the following protein-coding sequences:
- a CDS encoding Gfo/Idh/MocA family oxidoreductase — translated: SSHVENFLKIEGVEVKAICDIVPEKVEKMQQRVVEAGQPKPTGYSRGKRDFERMCQEQDLDLVFTCTGWEWHVPVCVAAMKNGKHAATEVPAALTIDECWELVETAEKYQKHCVMMENCCYDRTELMIFNMVRQGLFGELLHAECGYLHDLRELKLSDFYEERWRIKYSIQRNADLYPTHGLGPVAQWLDINRGNQFDYLVSMSCNSRGLNLYAEAKFGPDSPEAKQKYALGDVVSTLIRTKNGQTILVTHDTNLPRPYSRRILLQGTKGLVQKYPEQKIHIEGRSPAHRWQNLEEYVAEFEHPLWKQMEEMSRGAGHGGMDFIEDYRLVQCLREGQPTDMNVYDAAALSAVTELSERSIANKSRSVDFPDFTRGKWKNWPPLGIIGA